One window of the Arthrobacter sp. D5-1 genome contains the following:
- a CDS encoding Ig-like domain-containing protein has product MTEVAKRKTGKILAIAGICAAIAVGGIGVATVPGLLAGPSQDGGPAASPTATVEAKPVELGITPLDGAIEWNPVVGPQIKAVNGKVKDVVLAPVAGGAPVQGKTSPDGSTWTTSEVLKFKTQYNYSFTVVDTAGKETKKTQTFTTVSAAYEADASIYPRNGTTAGSGQPIEINFSEPVVDKAAMEKRVAITVSSGQPVAWHWYSDTKVRIRPEAFWASGTTVTVDMKLLGVDFGNKMIGNADVVSTFTTGPQRVAVVDDNTKTMNVYSDGQLVHTAPVSLGGEDWLSPTGYAVIMEQERHSNFNAGTIGLKPGDKGYYPPLVVEYANRLTWSGVYVHQALEAAWSSIGVANVSHGCVGLLPADAAWFFNNMKTGDVVQILNTGAPAVEPLEGFGDWNIPWASYAQR; this is encoded by the coding sequence ATGACGGAAGTCGCCAAACGGAAGACGGGCAAGATCCTTGCCATCGCAGGGATCTGCGCCGCTATTGCCGTGGGCGGAATTGGTGTTGCTACCGTGCCCGGACTGCTGGCCGGCCCTTCGCAGGACGGCGGCCCTGCGGCGTCTCCCACGGCAACTGTGGAAGCAAAGCCCGTGGAGTTGGGAATCACCCCGCTGGACGGTGCCATCGAGTGGAACCCCGTGGTGGGCCCGCAGATCAAAGCAGTCAACGGCAAGGTCAAAGACGTCGTCCTGGCTCCGGTAGCCGGCGGCGCGCCTGTCCAGGGCAAGACCAGCCCGGATGGAAGCACGTGGACTACCTCGGAAGTACTGAAGTTTAAAACCCAGTACAACTATTCCTTCACCGTGGTGGATACCGCCGGGAAGGAAACCAAGAAGACCCAAACCTTCACCACCGTTTCCGCAGCCTATGAGGCCGATGCTTCCATCTACCCCCGGAACGGAACCACGGCCGGGTCAGGCCAGCCCATCGAGATCAACTTCAGCGAGCCCGTGGTGGACAAGGCTGCCATGGAGAAGCGTGTGGCCATCACGGTGTCCTCCGGCCAGCCCGTGGCGTGGCATTGGTATTCGGACACGAAGGTGCGGATCCGTCCCGAAGCTTTCTGGGCTTCAGGGACCACCGTCACAGTGGATATGAAACTCCTGGGCGTCGACTTTGGCAACAAGATGATCGGCAACGCGGACGTGGTGTCCACGTTCACTACCGGTCCCCAGCGTGTGGCCGTAGTGGATGACAACACCAAGACCATGAACGTGTATTCGGACGGGCAGCTGGTGCACACTGCGCCTGTGTCGCTCGGCGGGGAAGACTGGCTGTCTCCTACCGGCTATGCCGTGATCATGGAGCAGGAACGCCACTCCAACTTCAACGCGGGGACCATTGGCTTGAAGCCGGGTGACAAGGGCTACTATCCACCGCTGGTAGTGGAGTACGCCAACCGGTTGACCTGGTCCGGCGTTTATGTCCATCAGGCCCTTGAAGCGGCCTGGAGCTCCATCGGGGTTGCCAACGTTTCGCATGGTTGCGTGGGACTGCTGCCCGCAGATGCTGCCTGGTTCTTCAACAACATGAAGACCGGCGACGTCGTGCAGATCCTCAACACCGGAGCCCCCGCAGTAGAGCCCCTGGAGGGCTTCGGCGACTGGAATATCCCTTGGGCGAGCTACGCCCAGCGCTAG
- a CDS encoding RDD family protein — translation MSSIITGEAVVLELRPASFAARALGLILDIISQVALAILLIILIGMASEDLDDAAIRALILSSVVFSIVIVPVAVETLTRGRSLGKLATGLRIVRDDGGSIRFRHAFIRGLLGVLEIYLTFGGLAIGVALFNDKSKRLGDIVAGTYSLRQRVPSKPRIMPVAPHYLQAWAAMADIGRVPDATARRAGTFVQQAYLMSPESRVAMATAIASELAKYVAPLPPSGTIAEDYIGAVLGERRNRELVRLRQAEQRNATVGERLQKLPFTDV, via the coding sequence ATGAGTTCAATCATCACAGGCGAGGCAGTAGTCCTCGAACTGCGACCGGCATCCTTTGCTGCCCGCGCGCTGGGACTCATCCTCGACATCATCTCGCAGGTAGCCCTCGCGATACTCCTGATCATCCTCATCGGCATGGCGTCAGAGGACCTCGACGACGCCGCGATCCGCGCACTGATCCTCAGCAGTGTTGTGTTCTCCATCGTCATTGTTCCCGTCGCCGTGGAAACCCTCACCCGTGGACGATCCCTGGGAAAGCTCGCAACAGGACTTCGCATAGTGCGCGACGACGGCGGTTCCATCCGCTTCCGGCACGCCTTCATCCGAGGGCTTCTTGGCGTCCTTGAGATCTATCTGACCTTCGGCGGCCTCGCGATCGGCGTGGCACTGTTCAACGACAAATCCAAGCGCCTTGGCGACATCGTGGCCGGCACTTACTCACTCCGCCAGCGGGTTCCCTCAAAACCGCGCATCATGCCGGTGGCACCGCACTACCTCCAGGCCTGGGCCGCCATGGCGGACATCGGCAGGGTCCCGGACGCCACTGCACGAAGGGCCGGTACCTTCGTGCAGCAGGCCTACCTCATGTCCCCGGAATCCCGGGTCGCCATGGCCACGGCCATCGCCTCCGAACTGGCCAAATACGTGGCCCCTCTCCCGCCCTCCGGGACCATCGCCGAGGACTACATCGGGGCCGTCCTCGGGGAACGACGCAACCGCGAACTTGTGCGGCTGCGCCAAGCGGAGCAGCGGAACGCGACCGTCGGTGAGCGACTACAAAAGCTGCCGTTCACTGACGTTTAG
- a CDS encoding DUF3499 domain-containing protein, translated as MGAIRQCSRSACRQSAVATLTYVYAESTAVLGPLATYAEPHAYDLCSQHAESLTVPRGWEVLRLAMPATPPEPGPDDLLALANAVREAASAAPETPARHSHGQMEPPAAAEGTRRGHLRILREPS; from the coding sequence GTGGGTGCTATTCGTCAATGTTCAAGATCAGCCTGCCGCCAGTCGGCGGTGGCCACTTTGACGTACGTGTACGCCGAGTCGACCGCCGTCCTTGGTCCTTTGGCCACGTATGCCGAACCGCACGCCTATGATCTTTGCTCACAGCACGCAGAGAGCCTGACGGTGCCGCGTGGCTGGGAAGTCCTGCGCCTGGCGATGCCTGCCACGCCGCCTGAGCCTGGGCCCGACGACCTCCTGGCCCTGGCCAACGCCGTCCGCGAGGCGGCGTCAGCGGCTCCTGAAACTCCTGCCCGGCACAGCCACGGGCAGATGGAGCCGCCGGCAGCGGCCGAAGGAACCCGACGAGGCCACCTGCGCATCCTCCGCGAGCCGTCCTGA
- a CDS encoding stage II sporulation protein M encodes MDIDAFSAVHGDKWSRLHFLAHKRRLTGAEADELLRLYQTVSGHLSLIRSVAPETALSATLSAGLAQARTRFTGARSNFMEDLARFFVIALPAAFYRIRWLTLWCGLAFVVVAGAYALWIGTSAEALRAVGSDARIQQYVDEDFIDYYSENPAASFAGAVWTNNAWISAQAVAFGVTGFWVPYILFMNAQGLGIAAGLFLATGKMDVFFSYILPHGLMELTAVFIACAAGLKIFWAMVRPGPRTRLQAVADEGRSLITIALGLVLVLLVSGMVEGFVTPSPLPVWVKITIGALVLAGYWVYTLVLGGRAARTGVTGDLDANDAGYRSIAA; translated from the coding sequence GTGGACATCGACGCCTTCTCGGCCGTACATGGGGACAAATGGTCCAGGCTTCATTTTCTTGCGCATAAGCGCCGTCTCACGGGAGCCGAAGCCGATGAGTTGTTGCGGCTCTACCAGACGGTATCGGGGCATTTGTCCCTGATCCGCTCGGTGGCTCCGGAGACAGCGTTGTCCGCCACGCTGTCCGCAGGGCTGGCACAGGCCCGGACCCGGTTCACGGGGGCGCGCTCGAATTTCATGGAGGACCTGGCCCGGTTCTTCGTCATCGCCTTACCCGCGGCGTTCTACCGGATCCGCTGGTTGACCCTGTGGTGCGGACTGGCTTTCGTGGTGGTGGCAGGGGCGTACGCCCTGTGGATTGGAACGTCGGCGGAGGCGCTGAGGGCGGTGGGCAGTGATGCCAGGATCCAGCAGTATGTGGACGAAGACTTCATCGACTACTACTCCGAGAACCCGGCTGCCTCGTTTGCCGGCGCCGTGTGGACCAACAACGCTTGGATTTCTGCCCAGGCCGTGGCATTCGGAGTCACCGGATTTTGGGTGCCGTACATCCTGTTCATGAATGCCCAAGGCCTGGGCATTGCCGCGGGACTCTTCCTGGCGACGGGGAAGATGGATGTCTTCTTCAGCTACATCCTTCCGCATGGACTGATGGAACTGACGGCAGTGTTCATCGCCTGCGCAGCGGGCCTTAAAATCTTCTGGGCCATGGTGCGGCCGGGGCCCCGCACACGGCTGCAGGCTGTGGCTGACGAGGGGCGTTCCCTGATCACGATTGCGCTGGGGTTGGTGTTGGTCCTGCTCGTTTCCGGAATGGTGGAGGGATTCGTGACGCCCAGTCCGCTGCCCGTGTGGGTAAAGATCACCATCGGAGCCTTGGTTCTGGCCGGATATTGGGTCTACACGTTGGTGCTCGGTGGCAGGGCCGCCCGGACCGGTGTTACCGGGGACCTGGACGCGAACGACGCCGGATATCGCAGCATCGCTGCGTAG
- the ahcY gene encoding adenosylhomocysteinase, whose amino-acid sequence MTFDFKVADITLAEAGRHQIRLAEHEMPGLMSLRAEFGASQPLKGARIAGSLHMTVQTAVLIETLTALGAEVRWASCNIFSTQDEAAAAVVVGKGTPEDPQGVPVFAWKGETLEEYWWTAEQILTWPGADTNPELGPNMILDDGGDATLLLHKGVDFEAAGAVPTATEEDPEEYVLILDLLRRTLAADPQKWTRLAARIEGVTEETTTGVHRLYQLAEQGKLLFPAINVNDSVTKSKFDNKYGIRHSLPDGINRATDVLMGGKVAVVCGYGDVGKGAAEALRGQGSRVIVTEIDPICALQAAMDGYQVAKLETVLAQGDIFITTTGNKDVIMAEHMLGMKNKAIVGNIGHFDNEIDIAGLAKIPGVRKVEIKPQVHEWVFEEGTDSERSIIVLSEGRLLNLGNATGHPSFVMSNSFANQTIAQIELWTKKDQPAGEREYGKQVYVLPKILDEKVARLHLDALGVELTELSKDQAEYLDLDVAGPYKPEHYRY is encoded by the coding sequence ATGACTTTCGACTTCAAAGTGGCTGACATCACCCTTGCGGAGGCTGGCCGCCACCAGATCCGCCTTGCCGAGCACGAGATGCCGGGCCTGATGTCCCTCCGCGCCGAATTCGGTGCTTCCCAGCCGCTCAAGGGGGCCCGGATTGCCGGCTCCCTGCACATGACCGTCCAGACGGCGGTCCTCATCGAGACCCTCACGGCCCTGGGCGCTGAGGTCCGTTGGGCTTCCTGCAACATCTTCTCCACCCAGGACGAAGCCGCTGCCGCCGTCGTGGTCGGTAAGGGAACCCCGGAAGATCCGCAGGGTGTTCCGGTCTTTGCCTGGAAGGGCGAGACGCTGGAGGAATACTGGTGGACTGCCGAGCAGATCCTCACTTGGCCCGGCGCCGACACCAACCCGGAGTTGGGCCCCAACATGATTCTCGACGACGGCGGCGACGCCACGCTGCTGCTGCACAAGGGCGTGGATTTCGAGGCCGCCGGAGCCGTTCCCACCGCCACCGAGGAGGACCCGGAAGAATACGTCCTCATCCTGGACCTCCTCCGCAGGACCCTGGCAGCTGATCCGCAGAAGTGGACCCGTCTTGCTGCACGCATCGAGGGTGTCACGGAAGAAACCACCACAGGCGTCCACCGCCTGTACCAGCTCGCCGAGCAGGGCAAGCTGCTGTTCCCGGCCATCAATGTCAACGACTCCGTCACCAAGAGCAAGTTCGACAACAAATACGGCATCCGCCACTCCCTTCCTGACGGCATCAACCGTGCTACCGACGTCCTCATGGGCGGCAAAGTAGCTGTCGTCTGCGGCTATGGCGACGTCGGCAAGGGCGCTGCAGAGGCACTGCGTGGCCAGGGTTCGCGCGTCATCGTGACCGAAATCGATCCCATTTGCGCCTTGCAGGCTGCCATGGATGGGTACCAGGTTGCGAAGCTGGAGACGGTCCTGGCCCAGGGTGACATCTTCATCACCACTACCGGCAACAAAGACGTCATCATGGCAGAGCACATGCTGGGCATGAAGAACAAGGCCATCGTTGGCAACATCGGCCACTTTGACAATGAGATCGACATCGCCGGGCTGGCGAAGATCCCGGGTGTCAGGAAAGTGGAGATCAAGCCCCAGGTCCACGAATGGGTGTTCGAAGAAGGTACGGATTCCGAGCGGTCCATCATCGTGCTGTCCGAGGGCCGCCTCCTCAACCTGGGCAACGCCACGGGACACCCGTCGTTCGTGATGAGCAACTCCTTCGCCAACCAGACCATCGCGCAGATTGAGCTCTGGACCAAGAAGGACCAGCCCGCCGGAGAACGCGAGTATGGGAAGCAGGTTTACGTGCTTCCGAAGATCCTGGACGAGAAGGTAGCGCGGCTCCACCTGGACGCCTTGGGTGTCGAGCTGACCGAACTCAGCAAGGACCAGGCCGAATACCTGGACCTGGACGTTGCTGGTCCTTACAAGCCGGAGCACTACCGCTACTAA
- a CDS encoding DUF5719 family protein, whose translation MSEDQKQPVDEKPSRSSSKGSRSSNRGVVTGVLSAVAILAAGGGAVAATSMMPEPSGGTTMDIRQADVPAGRALGVCPEPARLVNGTVVGTDADFSPVSTTAVSALNAVVLSNPAGTVPGSKVTSLEGDAVAEIAKAPASTPTPTAGPPVLSAGVASISPVTAPAVVGADPLGNEQASLAANLSYAATDGDLRGLASAQCQSPGNDAWLLGANTAVGRTAVLNLSNASETPATVNLDLFGEKGQIQAPGARGLLVAPGTTRSVNLAGLAPSESELAVHVRSTGGPVAATVQQSVLRGLAPGGVEYLSPGSGASSLQVMSGVDIQDPAATKALATKPGFADAAPALQIAVPGSTDAVVQVSLYGANGERKIPSGGVVTVKGGTVATMNLEGIPAGTYTVRASSDVAFVASARVTRGAKAEEATDFAWSPSSARLGSQHLVAIPRNGQRYLSFGVPEGRGTVTYAPVTADGAVGKSIDVDLSGGTTSLIELPSKSGDSVVAGYVVSASGDPIYGALVLGTQGRPDISVAAIQDAAAGLEKVPVSVGY comes from the coding sequence GTGTCTGAGGACCAGAAGCAGCCTGTCGACGAAAAACCGTCGCGCAGTTCCAGCAAGGGCTCGCGAAGTTCCAACCGGGGCGTCGTCACGGGTGTCCTCTCCGCAGTGGCCATCCTGGCCGCCGGTGGTGGAGCTGTTGCGGCGACGTCGATGATGCCCGAACCATCGGGCGGGACCACCATGGACATCCGGCAAGCCGATGTTCCCGCAGGCCGCGCGTTGGGTGTGTGCCCGGAACCCGCGAGGCTGGTCAATGGAACGGTGGTGGGAACTGATGCAGACTTCAGCCCTGTCTCCACTACCGCCGTCAGCGCCCTCAACGCAGTGGTGCTGAGTAATCCGGCCGGTACGGTCCCTGGAAGCAAGGTGACGTCGCTGGAAGGTGACGCAGTTGCTGAGATCGCCAAAGCGCCGGCCAGTACTCCCACGCCAACGGCCGGACCTCCAGTGTTGTCTGCCGGTGTGGCCTCGATTTCCCCGGTGACGGCTCCGGCCGTAGTGGGAGCGGATCCCTTGGGGAATGAGCAGGCCTCCCTTGCTGCCAATCTCAGCTACGCCGCCACTGATGGAGATCTTCGCGGCCTGGCGTCAGCCCAATGCCAATCGCCGGGAAACGACGCCTGGCTGCTGGGGGCCAACACGGCAGTGGGCCGTACGGCAGTCCTTAACCTGAGCAACGCTTCGGAGACTCCGGCCACGGTGAACCTGGACCTGTTTGGGGAGAAGGGCCAGATCCAGGCGCCGGGGGCACGCGGACTCCTGGTAGCTCCCGGAACCACCCGCTCGGTGAACCTCGCAGGCTTGGCCCCCAGCGAAAGCGAACTCGCCGTCCACGTTCGCAGCACGGGCGGCCCGGTAGCTGCGACCGTTCAGCAAAGTGTTTTGCGCGGCCTCGCTCCCGGCGGCGTCGAGTACCTTTCGCCGGGCTCAGGGGCATCGAGCCTGCAGGTCATGTCCGGCGTCGATATCCAGGATCCGGCGGCCACAAAGGCGCTCGCCACCAAGCCCGGCTTCGCCGACGCAGCACCCGCCCTGCAGATCGCCGTTCCCGGCTCCACCGATGCCGTAGTGCAGGTCAGCCTGTACGGGGCCAACGGCGAACGCAAGATTCCAAGCGGCGGAGTGGTGACGGTCAAAGGCGGAACCGTAGCCACCATGAACCTGGAAGGCATCCCTGCCGGCACCTACACCGTCAGGGCAAGCTCAGACGTTGCCTTCGTGGCCTCGGCCCGGGTTACGCGGGGAGCCAAGGCGGAGGAAGCCACTGACTTCGCGTGGTCTCCCTCGTCGGCCCGTCTCGGCAGCCAGCACCTCGTAGCTATTCCACGCAACGGGCAGCGGTACCTTAGTTTCGGTGTCCCCGAGGGGCGGGGCACGGTAACCTATGCCCCGGTCACCGCAGACGGCGCGGTGGGAAAATCCATAGACGTTGACCTGTCCGGCGGCACCACCTCGTTGATCGAACTTCCCTCAAAGTCGGGCGATTCGGTGGTGGCGGGGTATGTAGTTTCTGCCTCCGGTGACCCCATCTATGGCGCACTGGTCCTTGGCACGCAGGGCCGGCCGGACATCTCGGTAGCAGCCATCCAGGACGCAGCCGCGGGACTCGAAAAGGTCCCAGTGTCCGTAGGTTACTAG
- a CDS encoding pentapeptide repeat-containing protein, with protein MTLQPTLRPDCGNCFALCCTALGFVRSADFAIDKPAATPCPNMSADFSCTIHERLRPRGFRGCTVFDCFGAGQVVSQHTFGGTSWRDQPSSTSSMFAVFKVVRQLHEMLWYLAEAQQRTFDPDLASAAGHLSGRITTTAQGDATAILATDVETLHGEVRALLMEVSEELRASYGAEDAQTPDDGPRRDGDHSGADLMGANLANRRLCGSNFRSAYLIGANLRNSDLTAADLLGADLRGAHLHGADLSSALYLTQPQITAAEGDPTTLLPQRLTKPDHWR; from the coding sequence ATGACTCTTCAACCAACCCTTCGCCCGGACTGCGGCAACTGCTTTGCCCTCTGCTGTACCGCCCTGGGATTCGTCCGTTCGGCCGACTTTGCCATCGACAAACCCGCGGCGACACCCTGCCCGAACATGTCCGCCGATTTTTCCTGCACCATCCATGAACGCCTCCGGCCGCGCGGATTCCGTGGTTGCACCGTTTTCGATTGCTTCGGCGCGGGCCAAGTGGTCTCCCAGCACACCTTTGGCGGTACCAGCTGGAGGGACCAACCCTCGTCCACGTCCTCGATGTTCGCCGTGTTCAAGGTGGTGAGGCAGCTCCACGAAATGCTCTGGTACCTGGCCGAAGCCCAGCAACGGACCTTCGACCCCGACCTCGCTTCAGCGGCCGGCCACCTGTCCGGACGCATAACAACCACCGCCCAAGGCGACGCAACAGCGATCCTTGCCACCGACGTCGAAACGCTGCATGGTGAAGTGCGGGCCCTCCTGATGGAGGTCAGCGAGGAACTACGGGCCTCCTACGGAGCCGAGGACGCGCAAACGCCCGACGACGGCCCTCGCCGGGACGGTGATCACAGCGGCGCCGACCTGATGGGCGCGAACCTGGCGAACCGACGCCTCTGCGGATCCAACTTCCGCAGTGCCTACTTGATAGGAGCAAACCTCAGGAACAGCGACCTCACGGCGGCAGACCTGTTGGGAGCCGATCTCCGGGGAGCCCACCTCCACGGCGCCGATCTCTCCAGTGCGCTCTACCTGACGCAACCGCAGATCACCGCCGCCGAAGGCGACCCCACCACCCTCCTGCCACAAAGACTCACAAAACCGGATCACTGGCGCTGA
- a CDS encoding Trm112 family protein, whose amino-acid sequence MPKVSPELLSILRCPVSGSPLVQEGEELVSTAGDSTGKKLRYAIEDGIPLLLPPELLAAAHAATSGQHDSKA is encoded by the coding sequence ATGCCAAAGGTCAGTCCTGAACTGTTGTCCATCCTGCGCTGCCCCGTGTCGGGTTCACCGCTGGTCCAGGAGGGTGAGGAACTGGTCTCCACCGCTGGAGACTCCACCGGGAAAAAGCTCCGCTACGCCATCGAGGACGGCATCCCGCTGCTCTTGCCGCCGGAGCTCCTCGCCGCGGCCCATGCAGCCACCTCCGGCCAGCACGATTCCAAGGCTTAA
- a CDS encoding metallopeptidase family protein, whose protein sequence is MQSQPHVPGFTIRWTDADGDQAKQHAGSGVRGFRRRRRNRHGRGLRGELMLPSLPGFRTRAERFDDMVLDSAERLQDMWGKQLDGVLFAVDEIPPNLEQLVAMGSPAPLGSYTPGGRGEAPMITVYRRVVEQGCTTREELQDLVHDVVVEYTAEMLGVPPETLDPVYRRRYQ, encoded by the coding sequence ATGCAGTCACAGCCACATGTTCCCGGATTCACCATCCGGTGGACTGACGCCGATGGCGATCAGGCAAAGCAACACGCCGGTTCGGGTGTGCGCGGTTTCCGGCGGCGTCGACGCAACCGGCATGGGCGGGGACTGCGCGGGGAGCTGATGCTCCCCAGCCTTCCCGGCTTCCGTACCCGCGCAGAGCGCTTCGATGACATGGTGCTGGACTCCGCAGAGCGGCTTCAGGACATGTGGGGCAAGCAGCTTGACGGCGTCCTTTTTGCCGTGGACGAGATCCCGCCCAACCTCGAACAGCTTGTTGCCATGGGTAGCCCCGCTCCCCTGGGCTCATATACGCCCGGTGGTCGCGGCGAAGCCCCCATGATCACGGTGTACCGCAGGGTAGTTGAACAAGGCTGCACCACCCGCGAGGAACTGCAGGACCTGGTGCACGACGTCGTGGTGGAGTACACCGCTGAAATGCTGGGCGTGCCCCCGGAGACGCTGGATCCCGTATACCGCCGCCGGTATCAGTAA